One genomic region from Drosophila busckii strain San Diego stock center, stock number 13000-0081.31 chromosome 3R, ASM1175060v1, whole genome shotgun sequence encodes:
- the LOC108603980 gene encoding uncharacterized protein LOC108603980, which yields MAIQSNRRKRKHEQTTTDHQDDGEEVVPKKVPKEGATTTEEAAGTLDSTEMQVEEQDPQVAGPSKKKHKKKTQDINGDEAEVSPDSGIEPEQEQQMRFPNDFKMLNFRSKLQGNNFITELRHFLYMCEIRPKIVAKYIEKRGKPLELAEAFNRIDKSNVLHLGYLCEALQRIIMEILTNQKSHMESAAHAARYFLKSHGQVLEQLLQSAQPNHRRNALKLLTAIVCVDAQLGRQVLSSYDILSNLQTMEDMLSHSKNDYKQPETVRKAYIHFVLAFLVDNNTLLIRNILDRAQLIRVLAKGLVFDDHVTVCVVLNALRQYVLENPNILKTKKVYVFDLVCCKYLRQLYNWHGPEGLVQLYSKAGKPTYQPQRSPEAEAVATAAHQLLLLLFTSRKHGISFDAMSSYRLKHNKLQGQLLGSLHRPYADPMQTELILKTLEACPDLVRNTVRNYAIYVNPVRVSGPDLPKALELLSRIILSVPPGLLGGSLDKLTLTDFSYWIKEHCLPLEALLHITGKYMLKRKEFPARLAVNRLLLAMMTQYSNYMTAVNQREQSKRAGNSLRRFKFDLLNHLLTNFPTIESILYSLYLSIQDQGQEGVDVLQHLSVTLDLVLLMCKENRAFVNKTSQILDYLDVLRPLYETNFDTPGAQPVADLMQLELKSIKTILLLFPRALQPQEPLFGKVLRSFIRAYLLSDAALKLEAGELLQRLFHNTGMFEGCSYEVDIWLEALVGFDGATVEQVSSILLSVLSLDISEVEQQELPALDVSEAVHQRQDLRKLFNQIEQGQTVQAYVDTLTLSKMMPLLLQGVELSAPYDAYVELVCVLLYHYHSKPGKVQQLYGTQLEQHADYMQQSKISELPANIAQHWPLLAQLQQTLLQAQPSLSFEQVFAWQEQAEEQLPAFELQLEQAQFLPLHGSLSNARRNMIYVHAVMYLLQQLMQQQQLSAGQAQSMADFLIRLLQIAQQLDDAQAQQSGVKLELEQEQGQELDITHTQRLLHYVYALRLSQLPATQLLSVTSATQLNYVRFLRRLSAHCRQLPKFVSYTAYFRLQLLKALEMALATDVKQLAQEQLLEVVALMENFDLNAEECAHMLQLLCQKLQAHDYEQLPHYFELLLLLLRRLAMLPEAVVDCQAALVKLQLYYQHFTQAGGGALSEAQLEQLESALLQFLSQQHHHLASCTSDFFNCLLNQSSGRKLSKPGIQLSCLLLQRLPQLSANVKEQLEQKELMYALLHVAFDCKYVLEASLLQRCYQGYKSGILKSIEKPQKAALIYREHAEASAQLLAKCMPKSECVDYTQKQLKFDAVELFQLRVLREIYEQAYAAASEQQQANIFSNYVQLNVQMLGLDLKKQSVQLGKLQQLAYNCYSWWQQHQQPEALDWSRVLNGAHWLNFCRSCLKQALQLSEQPEQQQQADQVNGLLLKLMAYLCEQLYEDYQEEHAGAQQEQAALLYELICTHSCCYEQLLGEASDVKTHILQLLEVLARKAPSALQAAHIPVILGSYQARLSAADRYALALLEHYERFEVNLAQYRPFIWGESAVAHYALRAADPDERSKLQQQETNIAQVLALIAPTVCQYTIENFPIWRALQSSQQLPTCEFHAPALAAQRFGDNSLEQQLESGVTVFDQQLRRLCPKREQLYEQCYDPAFMLPLMLHCFAPESVVRAQWPVQNGLLALSFCALSSLDKNMRLAAACCQQRYRTHFELAKFYEKPLWTQAYDNIQSGLSNLRRSWLAQRRSHGGTPRVPLIPALFIAHSFNLSTDPTHLLYKRLMMYLQLKQSFDFQTIPEFNVFFYSQEPEHQQYREFIIEVLRCGIKCSADLFLLVSTNTFKVLLSFYNSSLATLETNLLLLSVLSTCVKIPGAVRIMLEHVGVLSWLSGVIRDTQFHQFDIIEGVLSILNNLYYAVAASQAELPDYAHVQLRLQRLVLQLLPLLSPRVSVPALARLLNVLQKTATAGQYQALSASQLDQLLDCVARHWPTELAGIRYVRQFGGRFASPRSEYCNWLAQEQQLDTHAVLALSSLRQYTCDWWEANQASNTSIEPAALLPIEPSLDDTKIVGIF from the exons atggcaATACAATCAAATCGACGCAAGAGAAAACATGAGCAGACAACAACGGACCATCAAGATGACGGTGAAGAAGTTGTTCCAAAAAAAGTGCCAAAAGAgggtgcaacaacaacagaagaGGCTGCCGGCACGCTGGATAGTACAGAAATGCAAGTGGAGGAGCAAGATCCACAGGTAGCAGGGCCTTCAAAGAAGaagcacaaaaagaaaacacaggATATAAATGGAGATGAAGCTGAAGTTAGTCCAGACTCTGGCATAGAAccggagcaggagcagcaaatGCGTTTTCCCAACGATTTCAAAATGCTCAACTTTCGCAGCAAATTACAgggcaacaattttataacaG AGCTGCGCCACTTTTTATACATGTGCGAAATACGTCCCAAGATTGTCGCCAAGTATATAGAAAAGCGCGGCAAGCCTTTGGAGCTGGCGGAGGCATTCAATCGCATAGACAAAAGCAATGTGCTGCATTTGGGCTATCTCTGCGAGGCGCTACAGCGCATAATAATGGAAATCCTTACCAATCAAAAGTCACACATGGAATCAGCAGCACATGCCGCGCGATATTTTCTAAAATCCCATGGTCAAGTACTCGAGCAACTATTGCAGTCAGCGCAGCCAAATCATAGACGCAATGCTCTCAAGCTGCTAACGGCCATAGTATGCGTAGATGCGCAATTGGGACGCCAGGTCTTAAGTTCCTACGATATATTGAGCAACTTGCAGACCATGGAGGATATGCTGTCACACTCCAAGAATGACTACAAGCAGCCCGAGACAGTACGCAAGGCCTACATACACTTTGTGCTCGCATTTTTGGTGGACAACAATACGCTGCTGATAAGAAACATTTTAGATCGCGCTCAACTAATACGGGTGCTAGCCAAGGGACTGGTATTTGATGATCATGTCACTGTCTGCGTGGTTCTCAATGCGCTACGCCAATACGTGCTCGAGAATCCCAACATCTTGAAGACCAAGAAAGTTTACGTATTTGATTTGGTTTGCTGCAAATATCTGCGGCAGCTTTACAACTGGCATGGACCCGAGGGCCTGGTGCAGCTTTACAGCAAAGCTGGCAAGCCCACCTATCAGCCGCAACGCTCGCCGGAGGCTGAGGCGGTAGCTACTGCGGCTcatcagctgttgttgctattgtttacTTCTCGCAAACACGGCATAAGCTTTGATGCCATGAGCAGCTATCGCTTAAAGCACAATAAGCTGCAAGGTCAGCTGCTGGGCAGTCTGCATCGTCCTTATGCGGATCCAATGCAAACAGAGCTGATTTTAAAAACTCTCGAAGCTTGTCCAGACCTGGTACGAAACACGGTGCGCAATTACGCTATATATGTAAATCCTGTGCGCGTCTCTGGACCCGATTTGCCCAAGGCTCTAGAGCTGCTCTCGCGTATAATACTATCAGTTCCGCCTGGACTACTAGGCGGCTCGTTGGACAAATTGACGCTCACCGACTTTAGCTACTGGATTAAGGAGCACTGTCTGCCCCTTGAAGCGCTTCTTCACATTACCGGCAAATATATGCTCAAGCGCAAGGAATTTCCAGCGAGACTCGCTGTCAAtcgactgctgctggccatgATGACACAGTACAGCAATTATATGACTGCAGTGAATCAACGTGAACAGTCCAAGCGTGCGGGCAACTCGTTGCGTCGTTTCAAGTTTGATTTACTCAATCATCTGCTGACTAACTTTCCCACTATAGAGAGCATACTGTACTCGCTCTATCTAAGCATACAGGATCAGGGGCAGGAGGGCGTAGACgtgctgcagcatttgtcCGTTACTCTTGATCTTGTGCTGTTGATGTGCAAGGAGAATCGCGCCTTTGTTAATAAGACCAGTCAGATATTGGACTATCTGGATGTGCTGCGTCCGCTGTACGAGACTAACTTTGATACGCCTGGTGCACAGCCCGTGGCAGACCTGATGCAGCTTGAGCTCAAATCGATTAAAACCATACTCTTGCTATTTCCTCGTGCACTTCAGCCGCAGGAGCCGCTCTTTGGGAAGGTGCTGCGCAGCTTTATACGCGCCTATCTGCTCTCAGATGCAGCCCTTAAGCTTGAGGCGGGCGAGCTGCTGCAAAGACTGTTCCACAATACGGGCATGTTTGAGGGCTGCAGCTACGAGGTGGATATCTGGCTGGAAGCCCTGGTGGGCTTCGATGGTGCCACTGTGGAGCAAGTGAGCAGCATTTTACTTAGCGTGCTCTCGCTGGACATAAGCGAAGTCGAGCAGCAGGAGCTGCCCGCCTTGGATGTTTCCGAAGCAGTGCATCAGCGCCAAGATTTGCGCAAACTGTTTAATCAAATCGAGCAAGGACAAACAGTACAGGCCTATGTGGACACATTAACCTTGAGCAAGatgatgccgctgctgctgcagggcGTGGAGCTGTCAGCACCATATGATGCCTATGTGGAGCTAGTTTGTGTGCTGCTCTATCATTACCACAGCAAGCCGGgaaaagtgcagcagctcTATGGCACGCAACTGGAGCAGCATGCGGACTACATGCAGCAATCGAAGATTAGTGAGTTGCCAGCGAATATAGCGCAGCATTGGCCGCTtttggcgcagctgcagcaaacgtTGCTGCAGGCGCAGCCTAGTTTAAGCTTTGAGCAGGTGTTTGCTTGGCAGGAACAGGCGGAGGAGCAACTGCCCGcctttgagctgcagctggagcaggcgCAATTCCTTCCGTTGCATGGCAGCTTGAGCAATGCACGCCGCAATATGATTTATGTGCACGCCGTGATGTatctgctgcaacagctgatgcagcaacagcagctaagcgCTGGACAGGCACAGTCCATGGCGGATTTCCTCATAAGATTGCTGCAGATAGCGCAGCAATTGGATGACGCGCAGGCGCAGCAATCTGGTGTGAAGCTGGAACTGGAACAGGAGCAGGGTCAGGAGTTGGAcataacgcatacgcaacgtctGCTGCATTATGTCTATGCCCTGCGGCTCAGTCAGCTGCCCGCCACGCAGCTGCTCAGCGTCACCAGCGCCACGCAGCTGAACTATGTGCGCTTTCTGCGACGTCTAAGTGCGCATTGTCGCCAGCTGCCCAAGTTTGTCAGCTACACTGCGTACTTtaggctgcagctgctcaaggCCTTGGAAATGGCTTTGGCTACAGATGTGAAGCAGCTGGCGCAGGAACAGCTGCTGGAGGTGGTTGCGCTAATGGAAAACTTTGATTTGAATGCTGAGGAATGCGCGCATATGCTGCAGTTACTCTGCCAGAAGTTGCAGGCACACGACTATGAGCAGCTGCCACATTACtttgagctgttgctgttgctgctgcgccgttTGGCGATGTTGCCAGAGGCTGTAGTGGATTGCCAAGCGGCTCTGGTGAAGCTGCAGTTGTACTATCAACATTTTACACAAGCCGGCGGAGGCGCTTTGAGTGAGGCACAGTTGGAGCAGCTGGAGtcggcgctgctgcagtttctgagccagcaacatcatcatcttGCCAGCTGCACCTCGGACTTTTTCAACTGTCTGCTGAACCAAAGCAGCGGTCGCAAGCTGAGCAAGCCAGGCATACAGTTGtcctgcctgctgctgcagcggctgccCCAATTGTCGGCAAATGTTaaggagcagctggagcaaaAGGAGCTAATGTATGCCCTGCTGCATGTTGCCTTCGATTGCAAGTATGTGCTggaagcgtcgctgctgcagcgctgctacCAAGGCTACAAGTCAGGCATACTCAAGAGCATAGAGAAGCCACAAAAGGCGGCGTTGATCTACCGCGAGCATGCCGAGGCCAGCGCACAGTTGCTGGCCAAATGCATGCCCAAGTCGGAGTGCGTGGATTACACACAGAAACAGCTGAAGTTCGATGCAGTTGAGCTGTTCCAGCTGCGTGTGCTGCGCGAGATCTATGAGCAAGCCTATGCAGCGGCGTCGGAGCAACAGCAGGCGAACATCTTCAGCAACTATGTGCAGCTGAATGTGCAAATGTTGGGCTTGGATTTGAAGAAGCAAAGCGTGCAGCTGGGCAAGTTGCAGCAGTTGGCCTACAATTGCTACAGCTggtggcagcaacaccagcagcccGAGGCGCTAGACTGGAGTCGCGTGCTGAATGGAGCACATTGGTTGAACTTTTGTCGCAGCTGCTTGAagcaggcgctgcagctgagTGAGCAgcccgagcagcagcagcaagcggaTCAAGTAAATGGACTCTTGCTGAAGCTAATGGCGTATCTGTGTGAGCAGCTCTACGAGGATTACCAGGAGGAGCATGCTGGCGCACAGCAggagcaagcagcgctgctttatgAGCTAATCTGCACGCATTCCTGCTGCTATGAACAGTTGCTGGGCGAGGCGAGCGATGTAAAGACGCATatactgcagctgctggaggtGCTGGCTCGCAAGGCGCCCTCagcgttgcaagcagcgcataTACCAGTCATTCTGGGCTCCTATCAAGCGCGACTGAGCGCCGCCGATCGATATGCCTTGGCGCTGCTGGAGCACTATGAACGCTTTGAGGTCAACCTAGCGCAATATCGTCCTTTCATCTGGGGTGAAAGTGCTGTGGCTCATTATGCGCTGCGTGCAGCAGATCCGGATGAGCgcagcaagctgcagcagcaggagacCAACATAGCACAGGTGCTGGCATTGATCGCACCTACAGTTTGCCAGTACACCATAGAGAACTTTCCCATTTGGCGTGCGCTGCAGTCGAGCCAACAGTTGCCCACGTGTGAGTTTCATGCGCCCGCTTTGGCAGCGCAGCGCTTTGGCGACAACagcttggagcagcagctggagtcGGGCGTCACTGTCTTTGATCAGCAATTGCGACGTCTGTGCCCCAAGCGCGAACAGCTCTATGAGCAGTGCTATGATCCCGCCTTTATGCTGCCGCTAATGCTGCACTGCTTTGCGCCGGAGTCGGTGGTGCGTGCCCAGTGGCCTGTGCAGAATGGTCTGCTCGCCTTGAGCTTCTGCGCCCTGAGCTCGCTGGACAAGAATATGCGCCTGGCTGCGGCTTGTTGCCAGCAGCGCTATCGCACGCACTTCGAGCTGGCCAAGTTCTATGAGAAGCCACTGTGGACGCAGGCCTATGACAATATACAGTCGGGCTTGAGCAATTTGAGGCGCAGCTGGCTGGCGCAGCGACGCAGTCATGGGGGCACGCCACGTGTGCCGCTGATACCCGCGCTGTTCATTGCGCACAGCTTTAACCTCAGCACAGATCCCACGCATCTGCTCTACAAGCGTCTGATGATGTATTTGCAGCTGAAGCAGAGCTTTGACTTCCAGACCATACCCGAGTTCAATGTCTTCTTCTACTCGCAGGAGCCGGAGCATCAGCAGTATCGTGAGTTCATCATCGAGGTGCTGCGTTGTGGCATCAAATGCAGCGCGGATCTGTTCCTGCTGGTGTCCACCAACACCTTCAAGGTGCTGCTCAGCTTCTACAACTCCAGCCTGGCTACCCTGGAGaccaatctgctgctgctttcggTGCTCTCCACCTGCGTCAAAATACCCGGCGCCGTGCGCATTATGCTGGAGCATGTAGGTGTGCTCTCCTGGCTTTCGGGCGTCATACGAGACACGCAGTTCCATCAGTTCGACATTATCGAAGGTGTCTTGAGCATACTCAACAATCTCTACTATGCTGTCGCCGCCAGTCAAGCCGAGCTGCCCGACTACGCCCATGTGCAGTTGCGTCTGCAGCGTTTGGTCTTGCAACTGCTGCCGTTGCTCTCCCCACGCGTCTCGGTGCCAGCGCTGGCGCGTCTGCTCAATGTGCTGCAAAAGACAGCCACTGCTGGTCAGTATCAGGCGTTGTCCGCATCCCAACTAGATCAACTGCTGGATTGTGTGGCACGTCATTGGCCGACGGAGCTTGCTGGCATACGCTATGTGCGTCAATTTGGCGGCCGCTTTGCCAGTCCACGTTCCGAGTACTGCAACTGGCTGGCCCAGGAACAACAGCTGGACACACATGCCGTGTTGGCTCTCTCCAGCTTGCGCCAATATACCTGCGACTGGTGGGAGGCGAACCAAGCGTCCAACACTTCAATTGAGCCAGCTGCTCTTCTACCCATCGAACCATCGTTGGATGACACTAAAATTGTAggcattttttaa